The following nucleotide sequence is from Triticum dicoccoides isolate Atlit2015 ecotype Zavitan chromosome 7B, WEW_v2.0, whole genome shotgun sequence.
CTTATAGCTACTTATCTAGTTGAGATGTTGAAACGTGGGGTGTGCATGTCAGGTTACTAATTACTTGAGAAACTGGGATCGGTTGGTCTTCTTGGTCTAGAGAGAGGCATAGAAGGCTAATAAGAGCATTTATAATGGGTGAAGTTTACAAGCACAATTAATTAATTGAACTGAAACTGAAAAGTTATACTAGTTACATTTAATAGATGAATGGAATTACTGTCACACAGGAAAGGTAAATCTAAACACAGGGAGCTTCTCCATTTACGCTATGTTTGTTTTCTGAAAAAAACAGGCAATTAAACCAGAAAAGCACCACATTTACTACATAGGGTTCTGCATGATATATCAGGAACACATTGAACAATCAACATACGTAACCAGTTGTGAGCCATAACAATCGAAACTAAGCAGTAGTGTGTAAAGATGCACTAATATGTTGTTTCTTAAGCAAGAGGAAGCATGTCTTAAGCaggaagaaagaaaacaaaacagaagagaTACCACATGGTTACTTGCTCACTCCATCGACCTCATCCGTTTATCTTTCATTTCTATGATGAAAGTAGACTTGGGGTTATATGGTTTGGAACTCTGAATCAAGTGGCCAACAAGTGGCTGCTAGGTGAGTATCAATGACTCGGCCACGATTACTCACTGGCTCACCATAGATGGTCAAGACTCAAAGTAcccgcaaaataaaataaaataaaatgtttcAGTTCATTTGCACGTGGCACTGTCCATTTCATAAGAGCAATTGGTACCACAAGTAACCCATTGGCTGCACTAGATAGTATCATGGATTCATGGTCAAATCATGCTGATAAGGTCACACTGATATGAACTAAGGTTAAATTTTGATAGGATGCTTAGTATCACTAGCACATGTAGAACACCACAGACCACTTCCAAGGTGCTCATCTATGAAAATTAGCACCCAGCAGCAAAAATACAAACTAGAGATCAGCATATGAACTAAGGCCAAACTTAGGTTCAGCAGCAAAAATTAGCACCCAGCAGCAAAAATACAAACTAGAGATATTCAAGCCAAGCATAACAGTATAGGCCTAGGAAGCATCGAAGAATCTATCTATGCATCTGAAATATACTACAACAGGAGCAGGCCACGGAGATAAGAAGAAGGCGACGGAGAGGAGCCATGAGTCGGAGTGGACGGTGACGAGGGAGAGCCAGTCGCGGAGGTTCATGCCGTTGCGGGCGAAATTGATGCCGAGGGCCGGCTCAGGCAGCTCGGGGGgcacctcctccgccggcagcgacACCTCCCAGGTCCCGTCGGGGTGGCCGTAGAGGCAGAGGTTCTCCTTATCTGCGAGCAGAGAGAGAAAAAACCCAGGCCGATCCAGTCAATCCCCGTCCGGATCCCACCGCCCGGCGGCAGCGGAGTAGCCCAATCCATCCATCCAATCTGGGGGGCAACTCACCTGGGTCGCAGCTGTCGAAGAAGTCGTCGACATCTGCACGGCGGCACGAGGCGCAGGAGAGAAGCGCGGTGTCAGCGCGGCGCTATGAGAGGGGCAAAGGGGATGAGGGGggaggagaagaaaggaaggggCGCAGTCGGTCGGTCGGGTACTCACCGGAGGTGAGCGCGCGGACGAGGCCGGCGCGGCGCGCGTTGAAGTCCCTGAAGATGGCCTCCACGGTGCGCGGCCTGGACGTCGCGGGGGCGGCTGGGGCCCGGGCCGTCTCCATCTCGCCGAGGCGGGGCGGCCGCCGGTGGCNNNNNNNNNNNNNNNNNNNNNNNNNNNNNNNNNNNNNNNNNNNNNNNNNNNNNNNNNNNNNNNNNNNNNNNNNNNNNNNNNNNNNNNNNNNNNNNNNNNNNNNNNNNNNNNNNNNNNNNNNNNNNNNNNNNNNNNNNNNNNNNNNNNNNNNNNNNNNNNNNNNNNNNNNNNNNNNNNNNNNNNNNNNNNNNNNNNNNNNNNNNNNNNNNNNNNNNNNNNNNNNNNNNNNNNNNNNNNNNNNNNNNNNNNNNNNNNNNNNNNNNNNNNNNNNNNNNNNNNNNNNNNNNNNNNNNNNNNNNNNNNNNNNNNNNNNNNNNNNNNNNNNNNNNNNNNNNNNNNNNNNNNNNNNNNNNNNNNNNNNNNNNNNNNNNNNNNNNNNNNNNNNNNNNNNNNNNNNNNNNNNNNNNNNNNNNNNNNNNNNNNNNNNNNNNNNNNNNNNNNNNNNNNNNNNNNNNNNNNNNNNNNNNNNNNNNNNNNNNNNNNNNNNNNNNNNNNNNNNNNNNNNNNNNNNNNNNNNNNNNNNNNNNNNNNNNNNNNNNNNN
It contains:
- the LOC119339190 gene encoding PHD finger protein ALFIN-LIKE 2-like, with amino-acid sequence METARAPAAPATSRPRTVEAIFRDFNARRAGLVRALTSDVDDFFDSCDPDKENLCLYGHPDGTWEVSLPAEEVPPELPEPALGINFARNGMNLRDWLSLVTVHSDSWLLSVAFFLSPWPAPVVVYFRCIDRFFDAS